From Halotia branconii CENA392, the proteins below share one genomic window:
- a CDS encoding aminotransferase class V-fold PLP-dependent enzyme, whose amino-acid sequence MTKATVLGVTRKSEPAQIMFADNLDSFWNQEIKPLFTDESLSFRVKVRSGKYLKYINLDNGATTTPFANLKQYVNEMLDTYGSVHRGSGQKSIITTQEYDASRDIIRDFVGSSSQNYVIFAKNTTEAINGAATLWAKRPGKILVSDIEHSSNLLPWVTRDEVIQYRTQPDGSVSLAEIEEIFKAHQNRPAAEQIKLLTITGASTITGYRPPIYELAALAHRYGAKMFADVCQLIQHERVDMRADDDPCHLDFVAFSGHKMYAPYGTGVLLGPKEFFDGSYPYQIGGGNLPYITRNLEIKRFYTERAHDPGTPNAMGAIAIAKAIEIIEELGRDHIAEYEHSLVEFTFTRLQAIPGVKVHILGDNIAHVIPFDIDGFDGRLVAEILAQEYGIGVRAGAFCTYEYIRKLKNISDEQDCEIAKEVESGITRNIPTIIRASFAVYNTLEDCDRFLDAISEIAQNGFDYYLPYYQQDQITGVWTAVNS is encoded by the coding sequence ATGACCAAAGCAACTGTATTGGGCGTAACAAGGAAGTCAGAACCTGCTCAAATAATGTTTGCAGATAATCTTGATAGCTTTTGGAACCAAGAAATCAAACCATTATTTACAGATGAATCTCTATCTTTCAGGGTGAAAGTTCGTAGCGGAAAGTATCTCAAGTACATCAACTTGGATAATGGAGCCACAACTACTCCTTTTGCGAACCTTAAGCAGTATGTGAACGAGATGCTTGATACCTATGGCAGCGTACATCGCGGCTCTGGACAAAAGTCTATTATCACTACACAAGAATATGATGCCAGTCGGGACATTATTCGGGACTTTGTAGGATCATCCTCACAGAACTATGTCATCTTTGCCAAGAATACAACAGAAGCAATTAATGGAGCTGCCACCCTGTGGGCAAAAAGACCAGGCAAAATCTTAGTATCTGACATTGAGCATTCTTCAAACTTATTGCCTTGGGTAACTAGAGACGAAGTTATTCAGTACAGAACTCAACCAGACGGAAGTGTCAGTCTTGCTGAGATTGAGGAGATCTTTAAGGCACACCAAAACCGCCCCGCAGCAGAGCAAATTAAGCTATTAACTATTACAGGTGCTTCGACAATTACAGGTTACAGACCCCCTATTTACGAACTTGCGGCTTTAGCACATCGGTATGGTGCGAAGATGTTTGCTGATGTATGTCAGTTAATTCAACATGAGCGAGTAGACATGCGTGCAGATGATGACCCATGTCATTTAGATTTTGTGGCTTTTTCTGGACACAAAATGTATGCTCCTTATGGGACAGGGGTTTTATTGGGACCGAAGGAATTTTTTGATGGTTCTTACCCCTATCAAATTGGGGGTGGAAATCTGCCTTATATTACGAGAAACCTAGAAATTAAGCGTTTTTATACAGAACGGGCGCATGACCCTGGAACGCCAAACGCAATGGGTGCGATCGCAATTGCCAAAGCAATTGAGATTATAGAAGAATTAGGACGCGATCACATTGCCGAATACGAACACTCTTTAGTTGAATTTACATTCACACGGCTTCAGGCTATTCCTGGTGTTAAAGTTCATATCTTGGGAGATAACATAGCTCATGTGATTCCCTTTGATATTGATGGGTTTGACGGTCGCTTAGTGGCTGAGATTCTGGCACAAGAATACGGAATTGGGGTAAGAGCAGGGGCTTTCTGCACTTACGAATATATCCGTAAACTCAAAAATATTTCTGATGAGCAAGACTGCGAGATTGCTAAAGAAGTAGAAAGTGGAATTACACGCAATATTCCTACTATTATCCGAGCCAGCTTTGCTGTATATAATACACTTGAAGACTGCGATCGCTTCCTGGATGCGATTTCAGAAATAGCCCAAAATGGATTTGATTACTATTTACCCTACTATCAACAAGATCAAATAACTGGTGTGTGGACAGCGGTTAATAGCTAG
- a CDS encoding J domain-containing protein: protein MPQRSKPTYYSLLGLHPSASVIDIRRAYRELSKRYHPDTTDLPATLATTKFQQINEAYATLSSPERRQSYDLKIGYSRFTVIQAPSDLNLPVSRSYKWSKSAYLDASDRPLSSGEIFALFILVLTFVGCLLLAVAIGLTRGEAAFQTQLLQPIPAVQKQVSQISQPTSPWEIKNFNS, encoded by the coding sequence ATGCCACAACGCAGTAAACCAACTTATTACTCCCTGCTAGGATTGCATCCCTCGGCATCGGTGATAGATATTCGTCGTGCTTATCGGGAACTGAGCAAACGCTATCATCCCGACACTACAGATTTGCCTGCTACTTTGGCTACAACAAAATTTCAGCAAATCAACGAAGCCTATGCCACTCTTAGCAGTCCAGAACGGCGACAAAGCTATGACCTGAAAATTGGCTATTCCCGCTTTACAGTCATTCAAGCGCCCTCTGACTTAAACCTTCCTGTTTCTCGTTCTTATAAATGGTCAAAATCAGCTTACTTGGATGCAAGCGATCGCCCCTTGTCATCTGGGGAAATCTTTGCTTTATTTATTCTGGTGTTGACTTTTGTTGGTTGTTTACTGCTAGCAGTGGCTATTGGCTTAACTCGTGGTGAGGCTGCTTTTCAAACGCAACTATTGCAACCAATCCCCGCAGTCCAAAAGCAAGTTTCCCAAATATCCCAACCGACTAGTCCGTGGGAAATTAAAAATTTCAATTCTTAA
- a CDS encoding DUF3143 domain-containing protein, whose translation MSIISADTPLYSHSLPQIEDWLKDQGCQQDETQLHCWHLKQSNWQAELWLDTEQIVVRYIQGGDNGQDIQRSFKYSLSREDIEQAVFSGP comes from the coding sequence ATGTCTATTATTTCTGCTGATACTCCTCTATATAGTCATTCCTTACCACAAATTGAGGACTGGCTCAAAGACCAAGGCTGTCAGCAAGATGAAACACAGCTGCACTGCTGGCACTTAAAGCAGTCTAATTGGCAAGCTGAACTGTGGCTTGATACTGAGCAAATCGTAGTGCGATATATCCAGGGTGGCGATAATGGACAAGATATTCAACGCTCATTTAAATATTCCCTCAGTCGAGAAGATATAGAACAAGCAGTTTTTTCTGGGCCATGA
- the uppS gene encoding polyprenyl diphosphate synthase has product MTAQQTELQELPLDLKRKLLPQHVAVIMDGNGRWAKRQGLPRIMGHKAGVDALKDLLHCCKDWGIQALTAYAFSTENWKRPQEEVDFLMTLFQKVLRQELREMVEENVQIKFVGNLQALPRSLQQEISRSMEETKNNRAIRFSVATNYGGRQEILQACRAIAQKVQQGTLEPDEIDEETFEKHLYTAGITDPDLLIRTSGEMRLSNFLLWQMAYGEIYITDTLWPDFDRSEFHRALRAYQQRERRFGKV; this is encoded by the coding sequence ATGACAGCACAACAAACAGAACTGCAAGAATTACCCCTTGATTTAAAACGAAAACTACTACCCCAACACGTTGCAGTAATTATGGATGGCAATGGTCGATGGGCTAAACGTCAAGGTCTACCCCGGATTATGGGACATAAAGCTGGTGTAGATGCTTTAAAAGATTTGCTGCATTGTTGTAAGGATTGGGGGATTCAGGCACTAACAGCTTATGCTTTTTCAACTGAAAACTGGAAAAGACCCCAGGAGGAAGTAGATTTTTTGATGACTTTATTCCAAAAAGTTTTACGCCAAGAACTGCGGGAAATGGTTGAGGAAAACGTGCAAATCAAGTTTGTGGGAAATTTGCAAGCTTTACCGCGATCGCTCCAACAAGAAATTTCCCGTTCGATGGAAGAAACCAAAAATAATCGCGCTATCCGGTTTTCTGTAGCAACCAATTATGGCGGACGGCAAGAAATTTTACAAGCTTGTCGGGCGATCGCCCAAAAAGTTCAGCAAGGTACATTAGAACCTGATGAAATTGATGAAGAAACTTTTGAGAAACATTTGTATACAGCCGGAATTACAGATCCAGACTTATTAATTCGTACCAGCGGGGAGATGCGACTCTCAAATTTTCTACTTTGGCAAATGGCTTATGGAGAAATTTATATCACCGATACTCTCTGGCCAGATTTTGACCGCAGCGAGTTTCACCGCGCCTTACGTGCCTACCAACAAAGGGAGCGACGATTTGGGAAGGTGTGA
- the cdaA gene encoding diadenylate cyclase CdaA, whose translation MRDWWKQWLTNLGWSQSLLLGTLDIVLVLALTYMILVIISERRTLWMVRGFIILMLASALSGRLGLPLLNFVLEKLVIGCAVAMAVALQSEFRRFLEQLGRGEFRQLFQPANLTIPKSDSVIDEIVDAVKELSKNRIGALLILETTGPIDERDFSVPGVKLNADVSKELIQTIFQPKTLLHDGATLVRGSRIVSSGIILPLSGRTASRQLGTRHRAAMGITERVENCICVVVSEETGSISLAERGILNRPLTIRKLKESLDARLSPTVDREAVAPGLFSLGRQIGGKALTLVSRLIGLPSTASRNKK comes from the coding sequence ATGAGAGATTGGTGGAAGCAATGGCTGACAAACCTAGGATGGTCGCAGTCCTTGCTGCTTGGGACTCTCGATATCGTATTAGTGTTAGCGCTGACGTACATGATACTAGTCATTATTAGTGAGCGCCGAACACTGTGGATGGTACGGGGATTTATTATCTTAATGCTAGCTTCGGCACTCAGTGGAAGATTAGGTCTACCATTGCTAAATTTTGTATTAGAAAAGTTGGTAATTGGCTGTGCTGTAGCGATGGCAGTAGCTCTTCAGTCAGAGTTTCGCCGATTTTTAGAACAATTAGGACGTGGTGAATTTCGGCAGTTATTTCAGCCTGCCAATTTAACAATCCCTAAGTCTGATAGTGTGATTGATGAAATTGTTGATGCGGTGAAAGAACTATCGAAAAACCGAATTGGAGCTTTGCTGATTTTGGAAACAACTGGTCCGATTGATGAGCGAGATTTTTCTGTGCCTGGAGTGAAGCTGAATGCTGATGTATCTAAAGAACTAATACAGACGATTTTCCAACCAAAAACTTTGTTGCATGATGGAGCAACTTTAGTTCGTGGCTCACGGATTGTATCATCAGGTATAATTTTACCACTTTCGGGACGCACAGCCTCGCGCCAGTTGGGAACACGCCATCGGGCAGCAATGGGAATTACTGAGCGGGTCGAAAATTGTATTTGTGTCGTTGTATCAGAAGAAACTGGTTCTATTTCCTTAGCGGAAAGGGGAATCTTAAATAGACCGCTGACGATTAGGAAGCTAAAAGAGTCATTAGATGCTCGATTGTCACCAACTGTAGATCGGGAAGCTGTTGCTCCTGGTTTATTCAGTTTAGGTCGTCAGATTGGTGGTAAGGCACTAACACTAGTTTCACGTTTAATCGGATTACCATCGACCGCCTCTCGAAATAAAAAATGA
- the lysA gene encoding diaminopimelate decarboxylase, with the protein MVSTHPTEVQHTDGNQYLPQRRSTNANLSPNQELLPLTTQVNGHGFLEIGGCDVTTLVEQFGSPLYILDEETLRLACQQYRDAFKQYYKGESQVLYASKAWNCLAVCAIAASEGLGIDVASGGELYTALQAGVIPEKIYLHSNNKSRAELIFAIESGCTIVVDNWHELHTLVQIVETANYASAPPRLLLRLTPGIECHTHEYIRTGQLDSKFGFDPHQLEELFTFVSQQSALNCVGLHAHIGSQIFERQPHRDLAAVMVQWLRDAAKFNLKLTELNVGGGLGVTYTESDDPPSIEEWVKPICEVVQEACAAENLPLPKLLCEPGRSLIATACVTAYTIGSSKTIPETRNYIAVDGGMSDNPRPITYQSVYRAVVANKMSVPLTETVTIAGKHCESGDILIKNAQLPKTEPGDILVVMGTGAYNYSMASNYNRLPRPAAVVVANSEANLILQRETYEDLIRQDRLPERLKKVAQ; encoded by the coding sequence ATGGTATCGACTCACCCCACTGAGGTTCAGCATACTGATGGTAATCAGTATTTACCTCAAAGGCGCAGCACAAACGCCAATCTTTCACCCAATCAGGAACTTTTACCCCTGACTACCCAAGTCAATGGTCACGGCTTCCTGGAAATTGGTGGGTGTGATGTCACAACCCTAGTTGAGCAGTTTGGCTCACCTTTATATATTTTAGATGAAGAAACTTTACGTTTGGCTTGTCAGCAGTACCGGGATGCTTTCAAGCAATATTACAAAGGTGAATCTCAAGTATTGTACGCTTCCAAAGCCTGGAATTGTCTAGCTGTTTGTGCGATCGCCGCTTCTGAAGGATTAGGAATAGATGTAGCATCAGGAGGCGAACTTTATACTGCTTTACAGGCGGGTGTTATTCCTGAAAAAATTTACCTGCATAGCAATAACAAATCTCGTGCAGAACTAATTTTTGCTATCGAATCTGGTTGCACCATTGTAGTGGACAATTGGCATGAATTACACACTTTAGTACAAATTGTAGAAACGGCAAATTACGCCTCTGCACCTCCTCGGCTTCTACTACGGTTAACACCGGGTATTGAATGTCATACTCATGAATATATCCGCACGGGACAACTAGATAGTAAGTTTGGCTTTGATCCCCATCAGCTAGAGGAATTATTTACTTTTGTCAGTCAACAATCTGCCCTCAACTGTGTAGGGTTACACGCTCATATTGGTTCCCAGATTTTTGAACGTCAGCCACATCGTGATTTGGCTGCTGTCATGGTGCAATGGCTACGGGATGCGGCAAAGTTTAATTTAAAACTGACAGAATTAAATGTTGGTGGCGGCTTGGGAGTTACTTATACAGAATCTGACGATCCCCCTAGCATTGAAGAGTGGGTAAAACCGATTTGTGAAGTAGTTCAAGAAGCTTGTGCAGCCGAAAATCTACCTTTACCGAAATTACTATGTGAACCAGGGCGATCGCTAATTGCTACAGCCTGTGTTACAGCTTACACTATTGGTTCATCTAAAACTATTCCCGAAACTCGTAATTATATAGCTGTTGATGGTGGCATGTCAGATAATCCACGCCCTATTACTTATCAGTCAGTTTATCGGGCAGTAGTTGCTAATAAAATGTCTGTTCCCTTGACAGAAACAGTGACAATTGCTGGTAAACATTGCGAATCAGGAGATATTCTCATCAAAAATGCCCAGCTGCCAAAAACCGAACCAGGAGATATTCTCGTAGTTATGGGAACTGGTGCGTACAATTACAGTATGGCATCCAACTATAATCGCTTGCCCCGACCAGCAGCAGTTGTAGTCGCGAATAGCGAAGCAAATTTAATTTTGCAACGCGAAACTTATGAAGACTTGATTCGCCAAGATCGCCTGCCAGAAAGACTCAAGAAGGTTGCACAGTAA
- the rimI gene encoding ribosomal protein S18-alanine N-acetyltransferase, giving the protein MISLELKLQLLTSKDLSAILELDQACFGGLWTMEGYQRELGSPNSDLIGLFSSISQTKLLGMGCFWSILEEAHITILAVHPQYHRQGLGQALLYSLLQTASDRGLERATLEVRTSNLAAISLYQKFGFKTAGRRRRYYQDNGEDALILWRSDLQQPQFQATLTDWHIKVSQQLSKYSWQLLG; this is encoded by the coding sequence GTGATTTCATTAGAGTTAAAACTGCAATTACTGACATCAAAGGATCTAAGTGCAATCTTAGAACTTGATCAAGCCTGTTTTGGGGGATTGTGGACTATGGAAGGCTACCAAAGAGAGTTAGGCAGTCCAAATAGTGATTTAATCGGTTTATTTTCTTCTATATCTCAGACAAAACTGCTCGGAATGGGTTGTTTTTGGTCAATTCTAGAAGAAGCACATATTACCATCTTGGCGGTTCATCCCCAATATCATCGCCAAGGTTTGGGACAGGCTTTACTGTATTCTTTACTTCAGACAGCAAGCGATCGCGGCTTAGAACGAGCTACTCTCGAAGTGCGAACCTCTAACTTAGCGGCAATTTCTCTATATCAAAAATTTGGCTTTAAAACAGCCGGGAGGCGGCGACGTTACTACCAAGATAACGGTGAGGATGCCCTAATTCTCTGGCGATCAGATTTACAACAGCCACAATTTCAAGCAACTTTGACAGACTGGCACATCAAGGTTAGTCAGCAGTTGAGCAAGTATTCTTGGCAGTTACTAGGATAA
- a CDS encoding ATP-dependent Clp protease ATP-binding subunit: protein MFERFTEKAIKVIMLAQEEARRLGHNFVGTEQILLGLIGEGTGVAAKVLKSMGVNLKDARIEVEKIIGRGSGFVAVEIPFTPRAKRVLELSLEEARQLGHNYIGTEHLLLGLIREGEGVAARVLENLGVDLSKVRTQVIRMLGETAEVSATGQSGRTKTPTLDEFGSNLTQMATDNKLDPVVGRAKEIERVIQILGRRTKNNPVLIGEPGVGKTAIAEGLASRIANKDVPDILEDKRVVTLDIGLLVAGTKYRGEFEERLKKIMDEIRSAGNVILVIDEVHTLIGAGAAEGAIDAANILKPALARGELQCIGATTLDEYRKHIERDAALERRFQPVMVGEPSVDETIEILHGLRERYEQHHKLKISDEALIAAAKLSDRYISDRYLPDKAIDLIDEAGSRVRLINSQLPPAAKELDKELRQILKEKDDAVRSQDFDRAGELRDREMEIKGEIRAIAQSKTNGSGTESEEPVVTEEDIAHIVASWTGVPVNKLTESESEKLLHMEDTLHQRLIGQEEAVKAVSRAIRRARVGLKNPNRPIASFVFSGPTGVGKTELAKSLASYFFGSEEAMIRLDMSEYMERHTVSKLIGSPPGYVGYNEGGQLTEAVRRRPYTVVLFDEIEKAHPDVFNMLLQILEDGRLTDAKGRTVDFKNTLLILTSNIGSKVIEKGGGGIGFEFADDVTESAYNRIRSLVNEELKQYFRPEFLNRLDEIIVFRQLSKPEVTQIAEIMLKEVFGRLTEKGITLEVTDRFKDRLITEGYSPSYGARPLRRAIMRLLEDSLAEEILSGRVKDGDTALVDVDDSGNVQVTSQQRRELLPQGVES, encoded by the coding sequence ATGTTTGAACGCTTCACAGAAAAAGCCATTAAAGTAATCATGCTGGCCCAAGAAGAGGCCCGCCGCTTAGGTCACAACTTCGTAGGAACCGAACAGATCCTCCTGGGTCTGATTGGGGAAGGCACGGGAGTTGCGGCCAAAGTGTTGAAATCAATGGGTGTCAATCTAAAAGATGCCCGCATTGAGGTAGAAAAAATCATAGGCCGGGGTTCGGGCTTTGTTGCAGTGGAAATACCGTTTACGCCACGGGCAAAGCGAGTTCTGGAATTATCCTTAGAAGAAGCGCGCCAATTAGGGCATAACTACATTGGCACCGAGCATCTGCTGTTGGGCCTGATCCGGGAAGGGGAAGGTGTAGCAGCCAGGGTGCTAGAAAACTTAGGGGTGGATCTATCGAAAGTCAGAACCCAAGTTATCCGAATGCTGGGAGAGACAGCAGAGGTTTCAGCTACTGGGCAATCGGGACGCACCAAAACTCCAACCTTGGATGAATTTGGCTCGAACCTTACCCAGATGGCAACCGACAACAAACTCGACCCAGTGGTAGGACGCGCCAAAGAAATTGAAAGGGTGATTCAAATTTTGGGTCGCCGGACTAAAAATAACCCAGTGTTGATTGGTGAACCAGGGGTTGGTAAAACTGCGATCGCTGAGGGTTTAGCGTCTCGTATTGCTAACAAAGATGTCCCCGACATCCTGGAAGATAAGCGCGTAGTCACACTGGATATTGGCTTGCTCGTAGCAGGTACTAAGTACCGGGGTGAATTTGAAGAACGCCTCAAAAAAATCATGGATGAAATCCGTTCTGCGGGTAATGTCATTCTGGTGATTGATGAGGTACACACCCTGATTGGTGCGGGTGCGGCAGAAGGGGCTATTGATGCAGCAAATATCCTCAAGCCAGCTTTGGCTAGAGGTGAATTGCAGTGTATCGGTGCTACTACCCTCGATGAATACCGTAAGCACATCGAGCGAGATGCAGCTTTAGAGCGGCGCTTCCAACCAGTAATGGTGGGTGAGCCGTCAGTCGATGAGACAATCGAGATCTTACATGGGTTACGTGAGCGCTACGAGCAACATCATAAGCTGAAAATTTCCGATGAAGCTTTGATCGCGGCGGCAAAACTGTCTGATCGTTACATTAGCGATCGCTACTTGCCAGATAAAGCCATCGACTTAATCGATGAAGCTGGTTCTCGTGTGCGTTTAATTAACTCCCAACTGCCACCAGCAGCGAAAGAGTTAGACAAAGAACTGCGGCAAATCTTAAAAGAAAAAGATGATGCCGTGCGTTCCCAAGACTTTGATCGAGCTGGGGAACTACGCGATCGCGAAATGGAAATCAAAGGTGAAATCCGGGCGATCGCTCAAAGCAAAACCAATGGTTCCGGTACAGAAAGCGAAGAACCTGTAGTTACAGAAGAAGACATTGCTCATATTGTCGCTTCCTGGACAGGCGTACCGGTGAACAAACTCACCGAATCGGAATCCGAGAAACTGCTGCACATGGAAGATACCTTGCATCAGCGGCTAATCGGACAAGAAGAAGCTGTCAAAGCAGTTTCACGAGCAATTCGTCGCGCTCGTGTCGGTTTGAAAAATCCTAACCGACCTATTGCTAGCTTTGTCTTCTCAGGACCTACCGGGGTTGGTAAAACTGAGTTAGCGAAATCCTTGGCATCTTATTTCTTCGGTTCGGAAGAAGCGATGATCCGCTTGGATATGTCGGAATACATGGAGCGTCATACAGTCAGTAAATTGATTGGTTCGCCTCCTGGTTATGTTGGTTATAACGAAGGCGGTCAGTTGACCGAAGCTGTAAGGCGGCGACCTTACACCGTGGTACTGTTCGATGAAATCGAAAAAGCCCACCCCGATGTCTTCAACATGCTGCTGCAAATTTTAGAAGACGGGCGGTTAACAGATGCTAAAGGTCGCACCGTTGACTTTAAGAATACCTTGCTGATATTAACTTCCAACATTGGTTCTAAGGTAATTGAAAAAGGCGGCGGCGGTATCGGCTTTGAGTTCGCTGACGATGTTACCGAGTCAGCTTACAACCGGATTCGCTCTTTGGTGAACGAAGAACTGAAGCAATACTTCCGTCCAGAGTTCCTCAATAGATTGGATGAAATTATCGTCTTCCGTCAATTGAGCAAGCCTGAAGTGACACAAATCGCTGAAATCATGCTCAAAGAAGTGTTTGGTCGTCTGACTGAAAAGGGTATTACCTTGGAAGTTACTGACCGCTTCAAAGACCGCTTGATTACAGAAGGTTACAGTCCCAGCTACGGCGCAAGACCGTTACGCCGAGCGATTATGCGCTTGTTAGAAGATAGCTTAGCAGAAGAAATTCTGTCTGGTCGGGTCAAAGATGGCGATACAGCCTTAGTTGATGTCGATGACAGCGGTAATGTGCAGGTGACTTCTCAACAGCGTCGGGAATTGTTACCACAAGGTGTTGAGTCATAG
- a CDS encoding aldo/keto reductase has product MTEKQTRRNFLLTSVAVAGGITATNAWQQTAKPTATMPERMLGRTNIKLPIFGLGGAGQTPLSWNDKERDAEAIIQKALELGIRYFDTAASYGPSEDYLGKVLPPHRAKLFIASKTDQRDRDGAWRELERSLKRLNTDYLNLWQLHHVSFTQELDTIFSKSGAIQAVEEAIEQKLVRFAGITGHHDPKIIAEGLRRYPFHTTLIPVNAADKHHPRPFLPVVMPVAQEKNVGVIAMKVPAYGRLFKPGGLTGMQQALGYAMSQPGVHCCVIAAETTAQLENNVKIARAFRPLSEQELTAIAQRTANIWEDSTFFRAWT; this is encoded by the coding sequence ATGACAGAAAAACAAACACGGCGCAATTTTTTACTTACCAGTGTTGCTGTCGCTGGTGGTATTACAGCAACTAATGCCTGGCAACAAACTGCTAAACCAACAGCAACCATGCCAGAACGAATGCTAGGACGTACAAATATTAAACTTCCTATTTTTGGTTTGGGAGGAGCAGGACAAACACCGTTGTCTTGGAATGACAAAGAACGTGATGCAGAGGCAATTATTCAAAAAGCCTTGGAATTAGGTATACGTTACTTTGACACGGCTGCTAGTTATGGGCCAAGTGAAGATTATTTAGGGAAAGTGCTGCCACCTCATCGCGCAAAGCTGTTTATCGCTAGCAAGACTGATCAAAGAGACCGAGATGGTGCATGGCGAGAATTAGAGCGATCGCTTAAACGTCTCAATACAGATTATCTTAATTTATGGCAGTTGCATCATGTTTCTTTTACCCAAGAACTTGACACTATCTTTAGTAAATCTGGGGCAATTCAAGCTGTCGAAGAAGCTATAGAACAAAAGCTTGTTCGATTTGCAGGTATTACCGGACATCACGACCCCAAAATCATTGCTGAAGGACTGCGCCGCTATCCCTTTCACACAACACTGATTCCTGTCAATGCTGCCGATAAACATCACCCACGGCCATTTCTGCCTGTAGTCATGCCAGTTGCTCAAGAAAAGAACGTTGGTGTAATTGCGATGAAAGTCCCGGCTTATGGTCGATTGTTTAAACCAGGTGGATTAACAGGGATGCAGCAAGCTCTAGGATATGCCATGTCTCAACCAGGGGTGCATTGTTGTGTAATTGCGGCTGAAACAACTGCACAATTAGAGAATAATGTCAAGATAGCTCGTGCTTTTCGACCCCTGAGTGAACAAGAATTAACTGCGATCGCCCAACGTACTGCTAATATCTGGGAAGATAGTACATTCTTCCGTGCTTGGACTTAA